From the Fibrobacter sp. UWB11 genome, one window contains:
- a CDS encoding GRP family sugar transporter, with product MGNSYVGLVLAVFAFGTYMVPLKAWSKFSSWAYLSCMALGMFLGQLAISIATDTLCVLPVGLLCGFFWVCAGAFCFWAVKAEQDLTGAGVRSMGVSILASFISGVLVFSESTLLYFSIPAILLLLFGLSRLAPPQGNIFRNWRSLLGGLIFGLYLIPYKFAEVPILEFMSSFSIGIFVAAELLVAILCIKRRALFEYGLAPSISSMLMGILWVVGQHGCFWAIDTKGSLGYAVGYPLTQLNLLVNLLWGVVVFGEYPTKPERIKLAIAVSVILCGGALLALSKM from the coding sequence TTGGGAAATAGTTACGTTGGTCTCGTTTTAGCCGTATTTGCGTTCGGCACTTACATGGTCCCTCTCAAGGCTTGGTCCAAGTTCTCGTCTTGGGCGTACCTCTCTTGCATGGCTTTGGGTATGTTCCTTGGCCAACTTGCCATTTCGATTGCAACGGACACGCTGTGTGTTTTGCCGGTGGGCCTCCTTTGCGGGTTCTTCTGGGTATGTGCGGGGGCGTTCTGCTTTTGGGCCGTAAAGGCCGAACAGGACTTGACAGGTGCCGGTGTGCGCTCGATGGGCGTGAGCATTCTTGCTTCATTTATAAGTGGCGTGCTTGTTTTCTCGGAATCGACGTTACTTTACTTTTCAATTCCGGCAATTCTTCTGTTGCTTTTTGGTTTGAGTAGGCTTGCTCCTCCGCAGGGGAATATTTTTAGAAATTGGCGTTCTCTTTTGGGCGGTCTCATTTTTGGTCTTTACCTCATACCGTACAAGTTTGCCGAAGTTCCTATACTCGAGTTCATGAGCTCGTTCTCTATAGGTATTTTCGTAGCCGCAGAACTTTTGGTTGCAATTTTGTGTATAAAGCGCCGTGCCCTTTTTGAATATGGCTTGGCTCCTTCGATTTCTTCCATGCTCATGGGCATTTTGTGGGTTGTCGGGCAGCATGGCTGCTTCTGGGCTATCGACACGAAGGGCTCCTTGGGGTATGCCGTGGGCTATCCGCTGACGCAGTTGAACCTTTTGGTGAACTTGCTTTGGGGCGTGGTCGTTTTCGGTGAATATCCGACAAAACCGGAACGAATCAAGCTTGCGATTGCCGTTTCTGTGATTTTATGCGGCGGAGCGCTTCTTGCACTGTCAAAAATGTAA